Proteins from a single region of Sphaerochaeta globosa str. Buddy:
- the mraZ gene encoding division/cell wall cluster transcriptional repressor MraZ, with the protein MLTGEFYNTIDDKGRILIPSRLRTALEGDALYVTRGLENCLWLMLPADFEKLKNTIMNGPGSMFDRKLRILQRGMIAPAQLCEFDKVGRINIPSSLRESAGLGMREESVLLGTGNYLELWNKNEYERYLQASMGEFLDAAQSLSEMIREEQ; encoded by the coding sequence ATGTTGACTGGTGAATTTTACAACACCATAGACGACAAGGGTCGCATTCTCATCCCCTCTCGGTTGCGTACCGCACTCGAAGGAGATGCCCTGTATGTGACTCGGGGCCTGGAGAATTGCCTGTGGCTGATGCTTCCTGCAGATTTTGAGAAACTGAAAAACACGATCATGAATGGGCCTGGTTCGATGTTCGACCGTAAGTTGCGTATCCTGCAACGCGGTATGATCGCCCCCGCCCAGCTGTGTGAGTTCGACAAGGTGGGAAGAATTAACATTCCCTCAAGCCTCAGGGAAAGTGCCGGTCTTGGAATGAGGGAAGAATCTGTCCTTCTGGGCACCGGCAACTATCTGGAACTCTGGAACAAGAATGAATATGAGCGTTACTTGCAGGCAAGCATGGGAGAGTTCCTCGATGCAGCCCAATCGCTCAGTGAGATGATCCGGGAGGAACAATAA
- the rsmH gene encoding 16S rRNA (cytosine(1402)-N(4))-methyltransferase RsmH: protein MEYVHYSVMAQEVLQYLVVPEGREATMVDCTCGEGGHTHLFLSTHPNLKVIGLDRDTTIQQKAIERMKEFGSRFEPKNIWFNDFFAQGEENVYDLILFDLGISSFHYEESHRGFSFRKDEVLDMRLDESASISAFDVVNGYQEERLADVIFNFGEERYSRRIARSIVERRKLAKISTSEELASIIYKAVPPNYRYGHIHPATRTFQAIRIEVNRELDRIEPALKGAVKALKSGGRIAVISFHSLEDRQVKWLFKGMAEGDEPAIRILTKKPLIPTDQEREENAASRSAKLRIIEKR, encoded by the coding sequence ATGGAATATGTGCATTATTCAGTCATGGCACAGGAAGTCCTCCAGTATTTGGTTGTCCCCGAAGGTAGAGAGGCTACCATGGTCGATTGTACCTGCGGTGAGGGAGGGCATACCCACCTCTTTCTTTCAACCCATCCAAATCTGAAAGTCATCGGTTTGGACCGGGACACAACCATACAGCAGAAAGCCATCGAGCGGATGAAGGAATTCGGAAGCCGTTTCGAACCAAAGAATATCTGGTTCAACGATTTTTTCGCCCAAGGTGAAGAAAATGTGTACGACCTGATTCTATTTGACTTGGGCATTTCCAGTTTTCATTACGAAGAGTCGCACAGAGGGTTCTCGTTCCGAAAGGACGAAGTACTGGATATGCGCTTGGATGAGAGTGCTTCCATCAGCGCCTTCGATGTGGTCAACGGGTATCAGGAAGAACGGTTGGCCGATGTAATTTTCAACTTTGGGGAGGAACGCTACTCCAGACGCATAGCCCGATCGATTGTTGAGCGCCGCAAGCTTGCAAAAATCTCAACCAGCGAAGAATTGGCATCGATCATCTACAAGGCTGTTCCGCCCAACTACCGCTATGGGCACATTCATCCGGCAACCCGTACGTTCCAGGCTATCCGCATAGAGGTGAACCGGGAACTGGACCGCATTGAGCCGGCTCTGAAGGGCGCTGTCAAAGCACTCAAGAGCGGCGGCCGTATTGCGGTCATCAGCTTTCACTCCTTGGAGGACAGGCAGGTAAAGTGGCTGTTCAAAGGTATGGCGGAGGGTGATGAGCCGGCAATACGCATTTTGACGAAGAAACCCCTGATTCCGACGGATCAGGAACGAGAGGAGAATGCGGCAAGCAGGAGCGCAAAACTGCGAATTATCGAAAAACGCTAA